From a region of the Zingiber officinale cultivar Zhangliang chromosome 10B, Zo_v1.1, whole genome shotgun sequence genome:
- the LOC122030022 gene encoding protein METHYLENE BLUE SENSITIVITY 1-like, translating into MTGKAKPKKHTAKEIASKIDAATTNRGGGKAGLSDRSGQEKGGHAKLECPLCKTTAPDLKSMQIHHDARHPKIPFDESKLINLHSSYVGDTSKPRPGVRGSLKK; encoded by the coding sequence ATGACGGGTAAGGCGAAGCCGAAGAAGCACACAGCGAAGGAGATCGCCTCGAAGATCGACGCCGCGACGACTAACAGGGGCGGCGGCAAGGCGGGGCTGTCAGATCGCTCTGGCCAGGAGAAGGGCGGTCACGCGAAGCTGGAATGCCCTCTCTGCAAGACCACCGCCCCCGACCTCAAGTCCATGCAGATCCACCACGACGCCCGCCATCCCAAGATCCCCTTCGACGAGTCCAAGCTCATCAACCTCCACTCGAGCTATGTTGGTGATACATCTAAGCCCCGTCCTGGTGTCCGCGGCAGCCTCAAGAAGTAG
- the LOC122028819 gene encoding phytochrome-interacting ankyrin-repeat protein 1-like has translation MPLEQQQVKTRSYLSSRHLFKQRVRERDDRGWTLLHIRARKGDLKEVKCLLDEGMDVNVTTFGPKAHGATPLHLAAQGGHIKVMVELLERGANIDARTKGACGWTPLHTAAKERNKKAIKFLVENGAFLPPDMNDNRFNPPLHYCPGLEWAYKIKRKQENDLSMAGTSYSSDS, from the exons ATGCCTCTTGAGCAGCAGCAGGTGAAGACTAGGAGTTACTTGTCAAGCAGGCATCTTTTCAAGCAGAGGGTCAGGGAGAGGGATGACAGGGGATGGACATTGCTTCACATTCGTGCTAGAAAGGGTGACTTGAAAGAG GTCAAGTGTCTTTTGGATGAAGGAATGGATGTCAATGTCACTACTTTTGGTCCAAAAGCTCATGGTGCGACTCCTCTTCATCTTGCTGCACAAGGTGGGCACATCAAGGTCATGGTTGAGTTACTGGAGAGGGGTGCTAACATTGATGCTCGAACAAAGGGAGCTTGTGGAT GGACTCCACTTCATACTGCTGCCAAAGAAAGAAACAAGAAAGCTATCAAGTTCCTGGTTGAGAATGGTGCATTCCTGCCACCGGACATGAACGACAACCGGTTCAATCCACCCCTCCATTACTGTCCAGGACTTGAATGGGCCTACAAGATCAAACGCAAGCAAGAAAATGATCTTTCTATGGCTGGAACTTCTTATAGCTCCGACAGTTAG
- the LOC122028818 gene encoding succinate dehydrogenase subunit 4, mitochondrial-like isoform X1 → MASFLLRRSKSLPLHRFLLRPAALSESFASEQCRRGLICVASRPLSGPGSADLRPDRAAQASPGLAPPKVIGCLGSGKISVYGKILPNCTFSSLWYDPSLLARSLHTKADVGEMNTQGNNLNSQEKNDIDSKVLAFSPLEGTLAHGRNSELVHERLKLKSMELSIKTTYALIPLLLLVSKSKLTTSLLILCTYWQIYGFYKEIFLDYVHHEVTRKWVLIYFKLLLLILAKDTILAFDLV, encoded by the exons ATGGCTTCCTTCCTTTTGCGCCGATCCAAATCCCTACCTCTCCATCGCTTCCTCCTCCGACCGGCGGCATTGAGCGAGTCCTTCGCTTCCGAACAGTGCCGCCGTGGTCTCATCTGCGTTGCTTCCCGCCCGTTGTCTGGTCCTGGATCCGCTGATCTCAGACCGGATCGCGCCGCACAAGCTTCTCCTGGACTCGCCCCGCCTAAGGTGATCGGCTGCCTTGGATCAGGAAAA ATTTCTGTCTATGGCAAGATTCTCCCAAATTGCACTTTTAGTTCACTATGGTATGATCCATCATTGTTGGCTCGTTCCTTGCACACGAAAGCAGATGTTGGAGAAATGAACACTCAAGGGAACAATTTGAACTCTCAAGAGAAGAATGATATAGATTCAAAGGTGCTTGCTTTCAGTCCACTTGAGGGCACCCTTGCACATGGAAGGAATAGTGAATTAGTTCATGAAAGATTGAAGCTAAAGAGCATGGAGCTCTCCATAAAGACTACATATGCACTTATACCACTATTGCTACTTGTATCAAAATCAAAGTTAACTACCTCGCTGCTCATCTTGTGCACATACTGGCAAATATATGGATTTTACAAGGAGATCTTTCTGGATTACGTTCACCATGAAGTTACAAGGAAATGGGTCTTGATATATTTCAAGCTGCTGCTGCTCATTTTGGCCAAGGACACCATCCTTGCTTTCGATCTAGTATGA
- the LOC122028818 gene encoding succinate dehydrogenase subunit 4, mitochondrial-like isoform X2 yields the protein MASFLLRRSKSLPLHRFLLRPAALSESFASEQCRRGLICVASRPLSGPGSADLRPDRAAQASPGLAPPKISVYGKILPNCTFSSLWYDPSLLARSLHTKADVGEMNTQGNNLNSQEKNDIDSKVLAFSPLEGTLAHGRNSELVHERLKLKSMELSIKTTYALIPLLLLVSKSKLTTSLLILCTYWQIYGFYKEIFLDYVHHEVTRKWVLIYFKLLLLILAKDTILAFDLV from the exons ATGGCTTCCTTCCTTTTGCGCCGATCCAAATCCCTACCTCTCCATCGCTTCCTCCTCCGACCGGCGGCATTGAGCGAGTCCTTCGCTTCCGAACAGTGCCGCCGTGGTCTCATCTGCGTTGCTTCCCGCCCGTTGTCTGGTCCTGGATCCGCTGATCTCAGACCGGATCGCGCCGCACAAGCTTCTCCTGGACTCGCCCCGCCTAAG ATTTCTGTCTATGGCAAGATTCTCCCAAATTGCACTTTTAGTTCACTATGGTATGATCCATCATTGTTGGCTCGTTCCTTGCACACGAAAGCAGATGTTGGAGAAATGAACACTCAAGGGAACAATTTGAACTCTCAAGAGAAGAATGATATAGATTCAAAGGTGCTTGCTTTCAGTCCACTTGAGGGCACCCTTGCACATGGAAGGAATAGTGAATTAGTTCATGAAAGATTGAAGCTAAAGAGCATGGAGCTCTCCATAAAGACTACATATGCACTTATACCACTATTGCTACTTGTATCAAAATCAAAGTTAACTACCTCGCTGCTCATCTTGTGCACATACTGGCAAATATATGGATTTTACAAGGAGATCTTTCTGGATTACGTTCACCATGAAGTTACAAGGAAATGGGTCTTGATATATTTCAAGCTGCTGCTGCTCATTTTGGCCAAGGACACCATCCTTGCTTTCGATCTAGTATGA
- the LOC122029444 gene encoding ruBisCO large subunit-binding protein subunit beta, chloroplastic-like, translating to MASTFYTMSTFGAVASPSSTTDNKMLASRQKLSSLASMSPSLNISNNKLSFSRRRKGNCMINAMAKELYFNKDGSAIKKLQNGVNKLADLVGVTLGPKGRNVVLESKYGSPKIVNDGVTVAKEVELEDPVENIGAKLVRQAAAKTNDLAGDGTTTSVVLAQGMIAEGVKVVAAGANPVQITRGIEKTAKALVGELKKMSKEVEDSELADVAAVSAGNNNEIGNMIAEAMNKVGRKGVVTLEEGKSAENNLYVVEGMQFDRGYISPYFVTDSEKMTAEYENCKLLLVDKKITNARDLINVLEDAIRGGYPVVIIAEDIEQEALATLVVNKLRGALKIAALKAPGFGERKSQYLDDIAILTGATVIREEVGLSLDKADKDILGTAAKVVLTKDSTTIVGDGSTQEEVNKRVAQIRNLIEASEQEYDKEKLNERIAKLSGGVAVIQVGAQTETELKEKKLRVEDALNATKAAVEEGIVVGGGCALLRLSLKVDAIKATLENDEQKVGADIVKRALSYPLKLIAKNAGVNGSVVTEKVLSNENYKVGYNAATGIYEDLMAAGIIDPTKVVRCCLEHAASVAKTFLTSDVVVVDIKEPEPVPVGNPMDNSGYGY from the exons ATGGCTTCAACTTTCTACACAATGTCTACTTTTGGAGCGGTTGCTTCTCCTAGTTCCACAACAGACAATAAGATGCTAGCTTCTAGGCAGAAGCTTTCTTCTCTTGCTTCTATGTCACCTAGTTTAAACATCAGCAACAACAAGTTGAGCTTCAGTCGCCGAAGGAAAGGGAACTGTATGATTAATGCTATGGCCAAGGAGTTATACTTCAATAAAGATGGCTCAGCCATCAAAAAACTACAA AATGGTGTCAACAAGCTTGCTGATCTTGTTGGGGTTACACTCGGTCCAAAGGGAAGAAATGTTGTCTTGGAAAGCAAGTATGGATCACCTAAGATTGTGAATGATGGGGTTACAGTAGCAAAAGAG GTTGAACTAGAGGATCCTGTTGAGAACATTGGTGCCAAACTAGTCAGACAAGCTGCTGCTAAGACCAATGATTTGGCTGGGGATGGAACTACTACATCTGTTGTTCTTGCTCAAGGCATGATTGCAGAAGGTGTTAAG GTAGTTGCAGCTGGTGCAAATCCTGTTCAGATTACCCGTGGTATTGAAAAAACTGCCAAAGCATTAGTTGGTGAACTTAAGAAAATGTCTAAGGAG GTTGAAGACAGTGAACTTGCAGATGTTGCTGCAGTTAGTGCTGGTAACAATAATGAAATAGGAAATATGATAGCCGAAGCAATGAACAAGGTTGGAAGGAAGGGTGTGGTTACCCTTGAAGAAGGGAAAAGTGCTGAAAACAATCTTTATGTTGTTGAAGGAATGCAATTTGATCGTGGATACATTTCCCCATACTTTGTTACAGACAGTGAAAAGATGACTGCTGAATATGAGAATTGCAAG TTGCTTCTTGTTGACAAGAAGATCACCAACGCAAGAGATCTTATCAATGTTTTGGAAGATGCTATAAGAGGTGGGTACCCAGTAGTCATAATTGCCGAAGATATTGAACAAGAAGCTCTAGCAACTCTTGTTGTGAATAAATTAAGAGGGGCATTAAAGATTGCTGCACTTAAAGCCCCTGGTTTTGGGGAGCGCAAAAGTCAGTACCTGGATGACATTGCAATACTGACAGGAG CTACCGTGATCAGAGAAGAGGTTGGCCTTTCCCTGGATAAAGCTGACAAAGATATCTTGGGTACTGCGGCCAAGGTTGTACTTACAAAAGATTCAACCACCATAGTTGGTGACGGTAGTACTCAGGAGGAAGTAAATAAAAGAGTAGCACAGATCAGGAATCTAATCGAG GCTTCAGAGCAAGAATATGATAAGGAAAAACTTAACGAGAGAATAGCAAAGCTTTCTGGTGGTGTCGCTGTTATTCAG GTTGGAGCACAAACCGAAACTGAACTAAAAGAGAAAAAGCTGAGAGTTGAAGATGCTCTTAATGCTACAAAG GCTGCTGTTGAGGAAGGTATTGTGGTTGGCGGTGGTTGTGCTCTATTGCGGCTATCTTTGAAAGTTGATGCCATCAAAGCGACTCTCGAAAATGATGAGCAGAAG GTTGGAGCAGACATCGTCAAGAGGGCTTTGAGCTACCCGCTGAAGTTGATTGCTAAAAATGCCGGTGTCAATGGAAGTGTGGTCACTGAGAAG GTTTTGTCCAACGAAAACTACAAAGTCGGTTATAATGCTGCCACTGGCATATACGAGGATTTGATGGCTGCGGGTATAATCGACCCCACCAAG GTGGTGAGGTGTTGCTTGGAGCATGCTGCTTCAGTAGCTAAGACTTTTCTCACTTCAGACGTTGTGGTCGTTGACATCAAGGAGCCTGAGCCTGTGCCTGTAGGAAACCCTATGGATAACTCAG GTTATGGCTACTAA